One window from the genome of Nicotiana sylvestris chromosome 9, ASM39365v2, whole genome shotgun sequence encodes:
- the LOC104248741 gene encoding cold shock domain-containing protein 3-like, which translates to MAVETTRTTGTVSRFSSRKGYGFIKPDDGTEYLFVHQSAIKSDGFRSLYEGQKVEFTITGNGDKYQAINVTGPDGSPLNGSRNDGGGVRGNNRGGGGGGGDDCYTCRRIGHMARDCDHNIGGGGACYSCGMTGHIARECDRNSGGGGRSEDRECYNCGEYGHVARDCPSGKSVSDSGACYNCGLTGHVARDCSRESGGRGSSGGSSGACYTCGLLGHVARDCPSGRRTLRGSGSGDSGACYNCGLPGHVARDCSRESDRGHSGGDNLGRSGGRGSGGSKCYNCGVAGHFARECTNPAVK; encoded by the coding sequence ATGGCGGTCGAAACTACTAGAACGACAGGGACCGTCTCCCGATTCAGTAGCCGAAAGGGTTACGGTTTCATCAAACCGGATGATGGAACCGAATATTTATTCGTTCATCAATCTGCGATCAAATCCGACGGCTTTCGTTCACTCTACGAAGGCCAAAAAGTTGAGTTCACGATCACCGGTAACGGCGATAAGTATCAGGCCATTAATGTCACCGGTCCCGACGGATCACCTCTCAACGGTTCCCGTAACGACGGCGGCGGTGTTAGGGGTAATAACCGTGGTGGTGGCGGTGGCGGTGGCGATGACTGTTATACCTGTAGGAGAATAGGACATATGGCTAGGGATTGTGATCATAACATTGGTGGCGGCGGCGCATGTTACAGCTGCGGGATGACGGGGCATATAGCTAGGGAGTGTGACCGTAACAGCGGTGGTGGTGGTAGAAGTGAAGATAGGGAATGTTACAATTGTGGTGAGTATGGACACGTGGCTCGAGATTGTCCAAGTGGTAAAAGTGTGAGTGATAGTGGAGCTTGTTATAACTGTGGGTTGACAGGACACGTAGCAAGGGACTGTTCACGTGAGAGTGGTGGACGTGGCAGCAGTGGTGGTAGTAGTGGGGCTTGTTATACCTGTGGATTGCTAGGACACGTAGCACGTGATTGTCCAAGTGGTAGACGTACGCTacgtggtagtggtagtggtgatAGTGGAGCTTGTTATAACTGTGGGCTGCCCGGACACGTGGCAAGGGACTGTTCACGCGAGAGTGACCGTGGTCATAGTGGTGGTGATAATTTAGGGAGATCTGGTGGTAGAGGTAGTGGAGGAAGCAAGTGTTATAACTGTGGTGTGGCTGGCCATTTTGCTAGGGAATGCACTAACCCAGCAGTGAAGtga